One window of the Natronosalvus amylolyticus genome contains the following:
- a CDS encoding S8 family peptidase produces the protein MSRRNERPISRRHFLKTGQALAVTVATLSPTASALRSRVRGWSPPSDAVSHSNDRYSWLFHVEEGKMDRLEDWIERKDHRRLESPYTHAPTNRVMVVAKPADIGVRNRDQLFASDVLSEASWVRSGTIELNRKRHLADPIDLDSTRDTSIHDTSWAQRRWLNFAAEGVPSTTGVAFEGDMEETTMLDSRRHTGALTSHLDEYGLEWPDASNVALAVSDTGINDGPTFEADDGTTRILETSKNHLDSETGVEAITDGNGHGTAVASYAAANSSRTHRGYAPDAQLLGLKSLDDGGAGETADIADSITYAADQGADVLVMSLGSFAYSATIQRALEYAVDSGTIPVAAAGNDRQFSRWLATPASSDHAIGVGATTVESPEDTLSAYYSNTGPHDGLIDTSGGETAGAMPTIGAPGCKTVAEVVSTRGTVDHVDYTGTSMAAPHVAGVIALLVAHEGRLEYEDVIDRLQAAASPVPNAAEEEVGAGLPHVARTLAGVESEETQAEAMTTEARERGLAYDALSNYPLTQIAGTLESWY, from the coding sequence ATGAGCCGACGCAACGAGCGACCGATTTCGAGACGCCACTTCCTCAAAACCGGGCAGGCGCTCGCGGTCACCGTCGCCACGCTCTCACCGACTGCCTCGGCGCTTCGCTCGAGAGTCCGTGGCTGGTCACCGCCCTCGGATGCTGTCTCACACTCGAACGACCGCTATAGTTGGCTCTTCCACGTCGAGGAAGGCAAGATGGACCGTCTCGAGGACTGGATCGAACGCAAAGACCACCGTCGCCTCGAGTCGCCCTACACGCACGCACCGACGAACCGCGTGATGGTCGTCGCCAAACCCGCCGATATCGGCGTTCGCAACCGCGACCAGTTGTTCGCGAGTGACGTACTCTCGGAAGCCTCGTGGGTACGCTCTGGCACAATCGAACTCAATCGCAAACGCCATCTGGCCGACCCAATCGACCTCGATTCTACCCGCGACACGTCCATCCACGATACCTCGTGGGCACAACGGCGGTGGCTCAACTTCGCCGCCGAAGGCGTTCCATCGACGACGGGCGTGGCCTTCGAGGGCGATATGGAGGAGACGACGATGTTGGATTCCCGTCGCCACACAGGCGCGCTCACCAGCCACCTCGATGAATACGGCCTCGAGTGGCCCGACGCCTCGAACGTCGCGCTCGCCGTATCGGATACTGGTATCAATGATGGCCCGACGTTCGAAGCCGACGATGGCACAACCCGGATTCTCGAGACCTCGAAAAACCACCTCGATAGCGAGACGGGCGTTGAGGCTATCACGGACGGTAACGGCCACGGGACTGCGGTGGCCTCTTACGCTGCGGCCAACTCCTCGAGAACCCACCGTGGGTATGCACCCGACGCCCAACTGCTCGGACTGAAATCCCTGGATGATGGGGGCGCTGGTGAAACAGCCGATATCGCAGATTCGATCACCTACGCCGCCGATCAGGGCGCAGACGTACTCGTGATGAGCCTTGGATCGTTCGCCTACAGCGCAACCATCCAACGCGCACTCGAGTACGCTGTCGACTCCGGCACGATTCCGGTCGCCGCCGCCGGAAACGACCGCCAATTCTCTCGCTGGCTGGCAACGCCGGCCTCGAGCGACCACGCTATCGGCGTCGGGGCCACGACGGTCGAATCACCGGAAGACACTCTGAGTGCGTACTACTCAAATACGGGGCCACACGACGGCCTGATCGACACCTCTGGCGGGGAAACTGCCGGAGCAATGCCGACGATTGGCGCTCCGGGCTGTAAGACCGTCGCCGAAGTCGTTTCGACACGCGGCACTGTCGATCACGTCGATTACACGGGTACGAGCATGGCCGCCCCACACGTCGCGGGCGTCATTGCCCTGCTCGTAGCTCACGAGGGCCGCCTTGAGTACGAGGACGTGATAGATCGACTCCAGGCCGCCGCTTCGCCGGTTCCTAACGCCGCCGAAGAGGAAGTGGGCGCTGGCCTACCACACGTTGCCCGGACGCTCGCGGGTGTCGAAAGCGAGGAAACACAGGCTGAGGCGATGACGACCGAAGCTCGAGAGCGCGGGCTCGCGTACGACGCCCTGTCGAATTACCCGCTCACCCAGATTGCGGGCACACTCGAGTCCTGGTACTAA